The Triticum urartu cultivar G1812 chromosome 6, Tu2.1, whole genome shotgun sequence genome includes the window TATATTATTTAAGGCGTGACCGTTCAGTATCAGCATACGCGCGGGCGTATGACGGGTCGGACTTGTCAAACGCGGCTGCGTATGCTCTAAAGCACCGGCCGTCGGCCGAGCGTAGAAAACCATCAGAAATATACGCAGGCGAATTTGAAAAATTGGAACACGCGTAGAAACATCTCCAGGCCAACAGAGAAAAACGAAGCAGCGCGTGGTCGTGTACGTACGGCACTCCGGGTGGTAGGCCCGCCTGCACGTCACTCTCCGAGGCTCCAGCGACCGAGCGAGCTCGTCCGTCCCTGCTGTCGCGGTCGGGGTCGCGGACCAACCGTTCCGTACGAGCCGGACTACGGACGGGTGCGAGCGAGGCCGGTGCGGCGTCCGGTCACGGCACGCGCCCGCGCGGGCCGGGTGACGGGTGACGGCAGCGGCCCACCTCAGCCTCAGCTGAGCGAGCGGATCGCACCGGTCGGTCGGGGTCGGGTCCGGGGCCTGCGAGGCCAACCGCCTCGGGTGGTTGGCGGGTTAAAGGCGCGCGCAGGAGGTGGACACGACGGTGGGGGGGGTCCGGCGCACCGGCTTTTTGTCCCCCGTACCCGCCGGGTACACAGATCGGTACCCGCGCGTACCTCGCTCCCCCACCCTCGCCTCCAGCTCCACTCCCGCCCTTTCAGTCAAATTGATTTTCCCGCGCTATCACATGAAACATGTGGTAAGCAATCcaaataatttaaaaaaaattaatttCCCCGCGCTAATTTGGCTACTTTGAGGTTCGAAATTCAAGAACAGTGGCAATTTGATGGAACACGGTTATATTTCACTAACTCGCGATAAAGTGATAAAACCTCACATTTTATCTTCAAAACAAACGAGTTCCCCGCGCTAGTTTGTTTTGAACCTTGAACTGGTAGAACCCGTGAAAATTAGACATTTTATCTTCGGGGAAAACTTCCCAAAATATGACAGTACGAAAAATATCAAAAATAACAAAAAATACATCTAGATTCGTAGACCATCTACAAACAACTATAACTATTGGAGAAAACCAAAAGCGCGTCGCCGTCATCTCCCCTTCCTTACCGCAGCAAGACCAACCTTACCATAATAGACATCCAAGAAGTTATCGTACTAAGGCTCCATGGGACGAGCGCATGATCGGAAGTATCAAATTTATAGAAACACGAACGTAGAGCGGATCCACATATAGATCCATCAAAGACAAACATCGATCAAATTCCGCGAGATCTGCCGAAGACACACATCCACACACCTTCTGCTCACACTTGTTGCATCGCCGGTATCGGGGCTAGGCTAAGGAGAAACTTATTCCATCTTCATGGAGCCGCTGCCACCTCTTCTTCCTAGACATAACTcaaaccacacacacacacacacacacacacacacacacaaaagacACCTAAAAACGAAGGAGGAGCCCTCCCGTTGGCAAGGGCCGACTCCACCGCACCTCCATGCCTAACGCCACATGAGACAGGGTAGAGCTGCGGCGCCCTCGACAGGAGGCGAGAAACCCTAGTCGCCCTTCAACTCGCAAGAGCATAGGCGAACATGTACGAGGGGCATTGTTGGGGCAGGTTTATCTTTGGCTATAATTCTCTATTTTTGTCTAAAATGAACCTTAACCACTTAGTCCCCAAAAATGGTACCCTCtctgtccggaaatacttgtcatcaaaatgaacaaaaaaggatgtatctagaactaaaatacgtctagatacattttcttttattcattttaatgacaagtattttcggacgtaGGAAGTACCAAGTGTTCACAAACCCACCACTCCTAACCTTGTGGAAGTAAAATCTTGTTTGTCGTATAGGGAAATGGAAAATCCAACCACCGATTGATCTTTGCTCTCATATGCTATGAGGGCTAACATGTAATATTCATCTTCGTCCCGAGTCTCTCTCTCCCACACACAGAAATTCACTCTCAAGCCCTCTCCAGTTTCCTCTATCTATCCTACACGTGGCTACATCCCCATGGTTGCGGACTCTACTTCCGCCTTGGTAGTGTCGACCACATGGTGAAGGCAAATGAGTCGACGTGCGTGCTGCTCCTCTAGCACCTAAGGGCTCATCCGCGCGCCCCGCCTACAACGATGATGTATTCAAGTACCCATACCAGTGACATGACCAATCAACCAAAATCTTCGACCCGAAGTTGATGGATGGGAAGGGTAATTCGTTGAAACTTGGATCCCCCTCTCTTTATCTCTTCTCGAAGTCTTTTTTATGCAAATTACCATTTTTCCGTGCTAAGGTGATTACATTGGTGGTAGAAATCCAAATATTCTACCAACCCTCTCAAATCAAAGTCAAAAGAACGAAAGGTTAGAATTAGGATGTTAGTGTGGCACTAAAGAATTTGGCATTGCACTTCTTGCGTGGTAATTCTAGGACTTCCTTCGATTCACGTGACAAGGAAAATGAAGGATTGCAATGACCCACCCATTTGGTGAGAATGTCAGTATGGTGGACTCCAACATAATTTGAAAACATGGTATTTTTCATAGTAATGTCTTTGAATAAGTCATAGGAAAAAAAAGTAAACAGATTTTATAGAAATGAATGATGCACGAGAGTATGAAGAAATAGATAGATGTTGCATTGAATTACTCATTGGAGGCACACGGAATTTGagttagagggtgcttggatccaagggacttattttaatCTGACTAAAAAATAGTCTCtctaagaggctaaagttccaagcacccctgactaaagaggtgctaaaactagtcttgagactaaaatgTTTTAGTCAGCGGTATTCCTATTAAAATGTGGATTAGTTCTCTCTCTattcatttaactcctctcctttaacacatgcAAGTTCTGAATTGGAGGGTTTgaaggataataaatgctcattaacttgattttagtccctttagtatttggatccaagcatgagtgaggctagcaagttttagtcccactaTTTTTAGTCATGAGACTAAAACGTATCCAGACACCCTCTTAATGTTAGATTTCGTACAATATTCTTATCAATGAAATATATTCAATAGAATTATTCACTTATTTATGAGGATATGCTACATTAATTAAGAATActcaattttttttccaaaaattgtACCGTCCAAAAACATCTCTGAAAGTACCGTGACAGGATAGAAATTCAGCCGTGTGCGAAGTAATAAGGAACAACGTAGTATACTCCCTCCGCCttataatataagagtgttttagACACTAGTGTCTTGTATGTATACTGTATATGTTCGAGCGTCTACATCTGATGAGTAGTctaaaaaacgctcttatattatgggacgaaggAAGTACATTATATGTATGCGTATGTATGAGCGTCTACATATGGGTAGTTTTTTCTGTTAAAAATACATTGCACCAAGGAATAAAAGGTCCCCTGCACACAAAAAAGATAGAAATGGCAGAAAAGTGACAACGAGCCCCCTACGCCTCTATAAAGTAGGACGGGCCGCAGCACCCCCCACCCAGTACCACTCCGTCCGTCCACTGCAAACAAACCAACGCCTTGACCCCTGCGCTCTCCCTCCCCTCCCCAGCGCCAAGAACCCAGCTTttctcctccccgccgccgcctccagcgccatGAAGCGCCTCTTCCGACGGCTCTCCCGCGTCGCCGCGGCCGACTCCTCCTCCGCGGCTGCCGCCACGGCGTACCGGCAGCTCCGCGCGCCGAAGCAGTCAGCgtcggcggccggcggcggctgCGCCAAGGTGCCGCAGGGGCACGTGCCGGTGTGCGTCGGCGAGGAGGGCGGGCCCGTGGAGCGGTTCGCGGTGCGCGCGGACCTGCTGGGCCGGCCGGCCTTCGCGGCGCTGctcctgcgcgccgcccaggagTACGGCTACGGCCACCCCGGCGCGCTCCGCATCCCCTGCCCCGTCGCCGACTTCCGCCGCCTCCtcgtccgcctctccgacgaccCCTACGCCGACGAGTGCTAGGCTCCGGCCCCTGCCTCCGCACCTTCTTCGCCTGCCGCTGGAGAACTCTGCCCTTCATTCGTCCCCATTCTGACAGATTTACCCCCGGGCGCTGGGCGGACTTGCAATGTACATACAGTGGCAGGCCGAAGAGGAGTCGGTCGCCGGAGCGAGGGTTAGGATAGGGATCTCCTAGCTTCGTAGTAACTTTTTTTTATTACTGCTGAGCGTGAGCTGAATGGGAAGAACTGTGGGTGTTCCTTTTTCACCCCCTCTGGTTCTAGGAATTTcagtgtgtgtgcgtgcgtgtgtgagGGAGAGAGGTAGTAGCAGTTTGAGTTTGTGCTAGGGATTTTGAGGTGTTCGGTGTTAACCATATGAGATCCTGAGGCTATCATATGCCATATTTTTACTGAGCTAGTAATATCTTTTAGCACTGCATTGGTCTCCCTCCTTCTCTCTATATGTTTCAGTTCATATCAGAGATCCTCTGGTTCATATGAGATCTGTTTGGAATGCATGAATTCATCGAAAGTTTTACGCGCATTTTACAGAAGGTAGTTCAGTTATTTGAAATCGACGCGGGCCTTCGCGTTTGAAACATTGGTATCCTCTGGTTCATTTTACTGAATTGCACTTCGTTTTTGGAGGGGATGAGTTAACACTGGTGCAAGCTGTGATGGCGAGCGATGCCATGTTGCCATGTTGGTGGTCCGGGCAAAGATAGCAAGGGTGCTGGTTTCAAGCAGGATATATGCCGAATAAATGAAAGGATACTGCAGATATCATCTTTTATTAACACCGAGACAAGCACTCGAGCAGTACATTTAGAACATTTGCACAGCTGATCTGGTGCAACAGTGAGAACATATTCAGCCAGACTAAAGATTCAAGAAAATGCTGCAGCCTGGTTATGAACTGCAGTCTCACTGGCTTGTCACAGGCTGTTCAGGAAAATTTGGCTAACACCTTCAGCAGTGTTCTTATCAAGTACATTGCCATTGTGGAGAAACTGAGTTAGGGTTTGGTTTGGTTTTCGGTTGATATCCGGGTTCTGAACGGAGCGCTTTCAAGTGAACTTTGCGGGCATTTTACTGAAGACAGTTCAGATCCTTATAAGTCGACGCCGAGTTTCCGCTTGGGAACATTGTGCATTGCATTACATTGCATTTGGGGAGAGAATGAGTTAACATTGGTGCAAGCTTGTAATGGAACATTATGCATTGCATTGCATTTGGGGAGAGCATGAATTAACATTGCTGCAAGCTTGTAATGCAAGCGATATGCTAGTGGTCCGGGCAAAGATAGCAAGGTGAATAAAGCAGAATCTGCCAAAGAAAGTCAGATCGGCTCTCTGAACAACTGTAGAAACGCATTTCTATGAACATCCAGACAAGATATGATTGGAGCGTTTGTACATATGATCTGGTGTAAGAGTAAGAATATCTCCAGCCAGGCTAAAAATTCTGAAACACTGCATCCTGAATCTGCACTGCACTCTCCGTTTCTGACTTTGCCTGTAACATGCTGTTCATCAAACTTTGGTTTTCATCATTTTTACAGCAATTGCAAACCAAGCCAAAAATTCAGAAAAGTTGCAGGCTGAATATGAATCGCAGTCTCACTGGCCTGTCGCAGGTTGTTCGGCAAAATTTGGCTAGTATCTTCAGCAGTGTTGTTATCAAGTACTCTCcccgttcacaaatataagatggtATAAGTTCTTTCTGAAATCGGATTTATGTAGACAcattttagtgtgtttgttcactcaGTTTAGTCCGTATGTCGTCCGTAtgaaaatatccaaaacatcttatatttgtgaacgaAGGGAGTACATTGCAATTGTAGAAAAAATGAGTTAAGGCTTGGCTTGGTTTTCAGTTGATATCTGAGCTCGGAACACAGCAATTTCAAATGAACTTTGTGGGCATTTTACTGAAGATGGTTCAGATCCTTTAAAATCGACACCGAGTTTCTGCATCGGAACATCATGTACTGCATTGCATTGCATTTGTGGAGAGCATGAGTTAACATGGTGCAAAGCTTGTGAATGCAAGCGGTGTGGGTTGTCCGGGCAAAGATAGCAAGGATGCAGATCAAAGCGGAATCTGCCAAATGAAGTTACACCGTCTCTCCGATCAACTGTAGGGATCCGTTTTTCTTGACATCAAGACAAAATACAACTGGGGCATCTGTGCAGATGATCTGGTGCAAGAGTAAGGATATCTCCAGCCTGGCTAAGAACTCTGAAACACTGCATCCTGCATCTGCACCGCACTCTCCACTTCCGACTTTGCCTGTAACAGACTGTTCATCAAATTTTGGTTATCGTCTTCAACAAGAGCTGCTCTCATGAAGCACGCTGCGCCTGCATACAGAGAGATTGTTCATTTAGGAAATTCACTGAGCATTTCTCTTCTACTACTATACTATATCTATAATAAAGAAACCCAAGGCAAGGTTTTGCAGTGGAGTAACATGTTGGCGTGTGGGAGATATAAATGGGCACGACAGGGACAGGGGAAGAAGGAAGGATCCTGCGGCAATTGCGGTCTTGGCTTTGGAACAAAACCGGACTGATCGTCGGGCTGTCGTGAGACGGACGGTTTGGTTTGGCGCAGCTGAAAATAGGAGGAGTCGACAGTGACGCGGCGATGGTTGGTTGCCTCAGCACTCATGCTCCGGTTCCCTCGTCGAGCTGTAAGACATCGGCGTCAAACATCCCTCTGAAGCAACGGCGACTGTACGACCGATCGCCGGGAAATTTCGCGGAAGAGCGGGCCGGCTTGTGTGTTTTGATTTAAGAAAGCTATAAGCTTGTAGAGTCTGTTTAATGCAACTTTGTTATGCAATGTAGGAGTGCTTGAACTGGTTGACCGAGGGAACCATGTTCCTAATTTCATTCAGGCTGTGTTCGGTTCACAGGGATTTGAAGGGGTTTGGCAGAGGTTTGGCAGGGATTAAATCCCATACAAGtcaaattccccccaaatccccTCCAATCCCCTTGGGGCAGGGTGgaaccgaacaaagcatcagtgTGAAGGGCAGGTTTCCCTGAAATTTCAGATGCATTGCACCGCCATTGGAACATGCGAATAATGGGGAAGAAATGTATGGCTTGAGGAATGTGGACTGAGCATGGGTTATTGGATTATATACAAGTGAAGAAGCAGGCCCATGTGCAGAGATATTGACCGGTACAGTATGGTTGACAGCTTCAGGAGGAGGGAAGATTCAGAAGCAGCATCCCGACTTCCATCCTACTACCTGTGCTTTAACGAACTGCTACTAATCTTTGATCAATCAGCGTTATTATAAATCATCGCCGCCATGACTTGGTCGTCTCGTCCCAATGATTGTGACGGAACCAATGTCCAAGGAACCATCCGTGCCTGAATCTCCTGCCCGACCAAACTAAGCATCCCATGCAATCATTAAGCAACAAGCAGGCGTACATTTTCCAGGTCTGGACCGGCGAGCAGCAGATATATAATCAATGCCATGctcatatatgtatatataacgAATATCGCACGATGCAAGGACAGGAGCAAATTCATTTTCCTTTCGCGCAACTTGACAATGCGGCGAAAAAGTCTGCAGGGTCACATGGCGGGCACCGTTCCGACTGCAAGACCGCAAATGCAACGGCCGGGAAATAGAAAATGTTACCTGCAGCGGCGCCTGAGAGGGACGGGACGGTTAACGGCGCTATTCTGCCGGCCCAGACTTTTCCCGCTGCGATCAGATCGGCCATGTGTGCGTCTTGCGCTGTGCAGGGATGGCGTGGCGCGGTGCGCTGCGGCCGCATTGAAGCGCGCCCATGCGGTCAAAGTGCCCGAGACAGGCAGACCACATGACGGTCGCAGGCGGGcgggctgctgctgctgcgtgCTGCCGCTGCCTGTGTCGCGTCGATCATTTCCAACGTAGAGTACGTACGGGCGGCGCggggcgtggcgtggcgtggcgttgCGTGGTGGACGGGGTGTGGGGAGGACACGTCGGGGGGTCGCGTGGTGCGGCGGCCGGGCGTTCCGCTGCCGGAGGCTGCGTGGCCTGGTGGACGGAGGCGTGGATCCGCTGGGTGGGTTTTGTTTCCGTTGTTGTCTCGTGCAGTGCTCGCGAGAGGAGAGGTGCACGGGACGGGACGAAGGTAGGGGGTAGGGCAAGGCAAAGTGAAGGAGCAACCTGTTGGACATGAAGCACGATCACGTCTGGTGCACCGGATGCTTTATTTGGTGCGAAAGCAAATGTGTGCGGGACCAACGTATGAGGGAGTGACAGGGTTACAACATGTGCTTCACGCCATTTCTTCTTTGCTCTCGGACCATTCCCCCCTTCTCCTTGCCGATGACCGGGGGCCAAAGAGACCAAGATGCTTACGAATCGAGAATTTCTGGACTTGCCTCTAGGCTTCTTTGATATCATGTCCGAGGCTTGGGAGGAACCATGTGCCCACATGGAGCCATGTCGACGGTTTTCCATAAGCTCAAGCAATCGGGGCGGCATTTGTCCAAGTGGAGTGATGGGCTCTTCTCCAAGGCAAAGTTGCAACTTCATGCGGCTCTTCTCGtcatccttcatcttgacattGCCCAAGAGACACGCGTCCTTTCGGTGGGAGGGAGGGACCTTCGGGCTCGCCTTAGGCGCCGTGTCGTCAGCCTGGCTGCGGTTGAGAGGGCACGCAAAAAACAATGTGCTCGCATTGCTAATATCAAAAAGGGGGACGCCAATACCAAAAAAAAAAATCACCTCAGGGTCAACTCGAGACGAAGAAAGAATCACATCCACAAGCTCAAGAAGAATTCTGGATGGATCACGAACCATGAGGAAAAAGAGAAAATTATCCATGACCACTTTGCGAGTAGTATGGGAGGGGGACAACCCAAACCGTGGGACATAAACTGAGAAAACCTGAACCTTAGGGCGGTTGACCTCACCGGCATTGATGACGACATCACTGAAGACGAGGTCAAAGCTGCCATTAATCTTATGCCGGGCGACAAGGCCCCATGACCGGATGGATTCACGGGAAGCTTCTTCAAGAAATGTTAGGCACATTATCAAAGCGGATGTATTCGGTAGCCTTCAAATGACAAATCTTCACTGGCTCAACTCGGCCAACATTGTGCTCATCCCAAAGAAGGATGGGGCGGAAGAGATCGGGGATTTCCTCCCCATTAGCCTCATCCATCCTATTGCTAAAATCATCGCCAAGGTGTTGGCGGCCCGTCTTGGCCCTTTCATGAACAACCTTGTCTCCACGGCGCAGAGTGCTTTCATCAAGAAATGGAGCATCCACGACAACTTCATGTACGTCAGAAATCTCGCGCAACACCTCCACAGAAACAAAACACCATCGTTGTTCTTCAAGTTGGATATCAGGAAGGCCTTTGACTCAGTGTGATGGGAGTACATCCTTGACCTACTCCACCGGCTGGGCTTTCTGGACCGCTTTCGGGATTGGGTGGCGGCCCTCTTATGCACGTCCTCTTCGCGCCTCCACCTCGACGGTATTGTCGGGCCCACCATCTACCATGTTCAAGGGCTCAGACAAGGGGATTACCTCTCCCCCCTTCTCTTTGTCCTCACGACCGACCCCTTGCAGCAGCTCCTCGATGTTGCCACAAGTCACAACCTGCTCCACAAGATTTGAGGGCGTGGATCTACTATCTGCACCTCCCTGTATGCCGACGATGTGGCGATCTTCATCTCCCCATCACGGGAAGACGTGGACAATCATGCGGCCATACTTAGTGCCTTTGGTGAGGTCACTGGTCTGTCCACCAACTTTCAGAAGAGCTTCGTCGTTGCTATTCGGTGTGGCAACCTAAACCTTGACGACATACTTTATAGCATGCTCGCCTCGCGGACATCTTTCCCATTGAAGTATATGGGTCTCCCGCTATCCATTTGGCAGCTGAAAAGGGTGGATTTCCAACACCTTGAGGGTAAGGTTGTTGCCAAGCTTCCTCCATGGCAAGGGAGAAACATCACCACAATTGGTCAGACAACCTTGGTCAAATCCATCCTAACTTCACAAGTCGTCTATCACATCACCTCCCTCAACGCCCCCTGGCGTGTTGCTCAACATTAATAGAATTGAGCGTGCTTTCCTCTGGTCTGCCCAGAGCCAAACTTTAGGTGCAAAATGCAAGGTCAACTTGGAGACTGTTTGCCGCCCTACGCATCTCGGCGGGCTTGGGGTCCTACACTTGGGGAAATTTGCAAGAGCTCTAAGGTTGAGATGGAAGGACCCTTATAGATTATGGGTGGGCTTAGGAAACCCATGCTCGAAGATGGATATGGACCTCTTCTACGCTTCCACTGTCATTACTGTAGGAAATGGAGGGAAGGCGCCTTTCTGGGAGGCGCCATGGTTGAGAGGGAAAAAACCGAAGGATATCGCCCCGCCATCGTCGCGGCTTCTAAGCGGAAGAAGTGGGTGGTGTGGGATGCACTTCGAGACAATGCTTTTGTGCGCAAGATCCACCCTTCCATCATCCTATCGATCAACCACATTGTGGAGTTTGTGGACCTTTGGGTCGTTTGGAGCAATTTCAGCTTTTACCGAACATTGTTGACGACATATCTTGGAAATTTGAGGGGAATGGTGAGTATTCGGCGGCATCTGCTTATAGGATCCAATTCTTGGGCTGCATGATGACCACCATGAACAAGACTATTTGGAAGGTTTGGGCACCTCCCAAGGTCAAGTTCTTCTCCCGGCTGGCGATTCAAAACATGATATGGACGACAGATAGATTGGAGAAGCGAGGTTGGGAGAATTAGGGACTATGCACCCTTTGCAGGAGGCCCAACGAGACATCCGCGCACATGTTCTTTCGGTGTAGGTTCACCTTGCGTGTATGGAGATTGGTAAAGGACTGGCTTGGCCCAGGGGCTATGGAGATCCATCAATGGCGGGCAGAGCGCTACATCAAGCATTGGTGGACAAAACATAGCAAAACCCAACACGGCCAATCGGAAGGCTATAGCTTCCCTTACCATGCTTGTCGGTTGGGTCATTTGAAAAGAGAGAAACGCTAGAGTCTTCTGGAAGAAATCAATGCCGCCCTTCTACATTCTAAAAGTAATCCAAGATGAAGCCAAACTTTGGGTCACGGCAGGAGCTAGGCACCTGAGCATTATCATGCCGCGAGAGTAGTTGTTTTCTTTTTGCTAGCGGACGAGCTATGTTGTGGAGCCACTTTTATGTACTTACAACAAATTTATCGTTAAGTTTGAAAGtcaaataataataataattagtGTTGATCTTGTTTAGAACATCCTGTCAAAAACAAACTATTGGTCAAACAAAAACTGAATTCAGACATAAACATATATGACCACTTTTATATTTGAAAAAAAAGAATTCAATGATGGGAGAGAACCCCGCATTAAAAAAATGATCGGGAAGAAAAAGATGGAGTGTGGGTTGATTTCAGCACAATATCGATCCGCCTTGCAAATGTTTCACCAATCTATCTTCCAGCCTCCTCTCATCTCTCAGTTTCATATTGAAGGGCTCATATATCACTGTATACATTCTTGGAGGGAAGAAGCCTGGATTGTAGAGCAACCCCTTAAGCTAGGTAAATCCCAGTCTAGCGCGGGACTCCTCGTGTGTCACTCCCTGGGGTATGACTTTGGGCGACTTGGGTTTCGACTGTAGCGGTCTGTTTTTCCTCCTGCAACACTATAGCGACCGATTTTCTCAGTAGCAACACTATAGCGTTTAGTTTTATCTGTAGCAACACTAaagcaaacattttttgaaaccaCGAATAATTTTTTCATTTGTGATCAAAATTTGAAATGAGAAATATTTTTTGAAATACCGAACAATTTTTCACAAACccaaacatttttaaaaattaTTGATTTTTGAAAAAGTGAAAGTTTGTTGAATTGCCGAGAAAGTTTTGTAAATGGGAACTTTTTTCATTTTGAACAATTATTGAAGAATGAGAACAATTTTTTAAATTACATGCGAAAAAATCATAAACATTTTTTTGAATTAggaacaattttttaaaatcaatgaacatttttccaaaattaaaattatttctttatttatatttttgTTGAAACACAGGAgcattttttgaaaatttaaaaaacTTCTAAAAAGATGCAAACATTTTGAAATTTCTagacattttttttcaaaactagcaAAAATGCCCGTGTGTCGCAATGGAAGGATATCACAAACTCTAACCCAATATGCATGGGTCAAGATCCTCACATATTCAAATCATCCATTGCAAAATTACACCTATTTTAAAAATATAGTAGTTAGTTCGAAGTTACTTAGTCGACTCATTAATCCCTCTACCAAGAAATTAAAAATGGATTCTTCATCCCTTCAAATATTGTATTGTTCAACCTTTGTGATGCTCTGATTGCATTATGAACTCCAAAAACTGACCTCATTCATCCATCTTCCTAACGTATTGGGAAAATACAATTATTTAAATATTTAACCAAAGATATCTCCATCTCATGTTTCTATGTTATTGTGACAAATACCAACATCTTGTTCATGTTTCCAAGGACACCACACTAACAAGTTACTTTTCTCTATATGGGATATGTCTCCATCTTAATCCTCGTAAGAATACTACTCATGCAACATTAATCAATTTTTGTTTCGCGAAGAGAAAAATATAGAATTTTTAATCTTTGTAAAATGCAATGATGGAGCAAAGAATGAAACCAACCCATCACAGTATAAATCAaaaataggatttgtcactccgattgtcagagaggtatctctaggccctctcggtaatgcacatcactataagccttgcaagcaatgcaactaatgagctagttgtgagatgatgcattacagaacgagtaaagagacttgccggtaacgagattgagctaggtattgagataccgacgatcgaatctcgggcaagtaacataccgatgacaaagggaacaacgtatgttgttatgcggtttgaccgataaagatcttcgtagaatatgta containing:
- the LOC125514344 gene encoding auxin-responsive protein SAUR71-like; this encodes MKRLFRRLSRVAAADSSSAAAATAYRQLRAPKQSASAAGGGCAKVPQGHVPVCVGEEGGPVERFAVRADLLGRPAFAALLLRAAQEYGYGHPGALRIPCPVADFRRLLVRLSDDPYADEC